One Sphingomonas sp. BT-65 genomic window carries:
- a CDS encoding FecR domain-containing protein, whose translation MDEGGRSSSERRDAIAREAAGWFASWQAGTIDEQAFERWRAFDPAHALAYARVMAVWEAMGRNEGAAETTSVTRRRLVGASVAGAALLAAGSGLFASRAYAWESASTGVGETRKLRLPDNSMIALNTDTALYWRFSTTKRELWLERGEVALDLEPGPDARLRTRHDGAALTGGRFNARLQDDALDLIVFRGGAFPADSALNPAALQAKPHHRLSFAGGVPVIKPVSSNAAEAVLAWQSGDIVFFDTPLSEAIAEYNRYLLRKIVIDDRSVGAVRVGGRFVSSDPADFLKAISTSLGVRVQETATGYHLDK comes from the coding sequence ATGGATGAAGGGGGACGCTCTTCCAGCGAACGACGCGATGCCATCGCCAGGGAGGCGGCAGGCTGGTTCGCGAGCTGGCAGGCGGGCACAATCGACGAGCAGGCATTCGAACGCTGGCGCGCGTTCGATCCCGCGCATGCGCTCGCCTATGCGCGGGTAATGGCGGTCTGGGAAGCGATGGGGCGCAACGAAGGAGCGGCCGAGACCACTTCCGTTACGCGTCGCCGCTTGGTGGGAGCCAGCGTGGCCGGCGCTGCGCTGCTCGCGGCCGGCTCCGGCCTCTTCGCGTCTCGTGCCTATGCTTGGGAAAGCGCTTCCACCGGAGTCGGGGAGACGCGCAAGCTGCGACTGCCCGACAACAGCATGATCGCGCTCAATACCGACACAGCGCTCTATTGGCGCTTTTCCACCACGAAGCGCGAGCTTTGGCTGGAACGCGGCGAAGTGGCCCTCGATCTTGAGCCGGGCCCGGATGCACGGCTGCGTACTAGGCATGACGGTGCGGCGCTGACGGGCGGCCGCTTCAACGCGCGGCTGCAGGACGATGCGCTCGACCTGATCGTGTTCCGCGGCGGCGCGTTCCCAGCGGATTCGGCACTCAATCCGGCGGCCTTGCAGGCCAAGCCTCACCACCGTCTTTCCTTCGCGGGCGGCGTGCCGGTGATAAAGCCGGTATCGAGCAATGCGGCGGAAGCGGTCCTCGCCTGGCAAAGTGGGGATATCGTGTTCTTCGACACGCCGTTGTCGGAGGCGATCGCGGAATATAATCGCTATCTGCTGCGGAAGATCGTGATCGATGATCGCTCGGTCGGCGCCGTTCGCGTTGGCGGACGGTTTGTGTCGTCCGATCCTGCGGATTTCCTTAAGGCGATATCGACCAGCCTTGGCGTGCGCGTGCAGGAAACCGCCACTGGCTACCATCTCGACAAATAA
- a CDS encoding RNA polymerase sigma factor, whose protein sequence is MLTPRPLDRWLIEEVLPHEARYLAVARRLTRTPEEAADLVQDALVKLMAVDGWAAIANPSAYVIRSIQNLAIERIRRARIIEFQQLAEIDTVNLRDEDPDPFRVAAGRDQVERLSQALHALPERCRTVFVCRRVREQAPRDIARDLGISISTFEKRLARALYLLTRAVEPGDTAWDEADGDQDNHDRVSA, encoded by the coding sequence ATGCTCACTCCACGCCCCTTGGATCGATGGCTCATTGAAGAAGTGCTGCCGCACGAGGCGCGCTATCTCGCAGTGGCGCGACGCCTGACCCGGACGCCGGAGGAGGCCGCGGACCTGGTGCAGGACGCGCTCGTCAAGCTCATGGCGGTCGACGGCTGGGCGGCGATCGCCAATCCGAGCGCCTATGTCATCCGCTCGATCCAGAATCTCGCCATAGAGCGCATCCGCCGCGCTCGGATCATCGAGTTCCAGCAACTAGCTGAGATCGACACGGTCAACCTGCGCGACGAGGATCCGGATCCGTTCCGGGTGGCTGCCGGCCGCGATCAGGTCGAGCGGCTATCCCAGGCGCTCCACGCCCTCCCGGAACGCTGCCGCACCGTGTTCGTCTGCCGCCGTGTCCGCGAACAGGCGCCGCGTGATATCGCTCGCGACCTTGGCATCAGTATATCGACATTCGAGAAGCGGCTGGCGCGAGCGCTCTATCTTCTGACGCGCGCGGTCGAGCCCGGTGATACAGCATGGGACGAAGCCGATGGCGATCAGGATAATCACGATCGCGTAAGCGCCTGA
- a CDS encoding glycoside hydrolase family 55 protein, translating to MSTNNTYFTLADLKASPVTEGTTFLVQDTTIADGVFFWSLGDFTGQADDVNVVKADSEPLSNGAWVRQDGKSVKAQHAGLPASIIRSLGDKVWDGITVKDFGAIGDGSNDDTTACQNAIETVTFASGAPSDLNQTGLELVFPRGIYSVDNLKVVNAASANNGGMNGLRLKGHFAVLKGRPDATSILSIESAVDGQNVSGVRVDGFQFDLTAMTTPGYGTRALYLKDAYRIVLRDMQFYGGPADNTHIQFSGSGSQIVVEDVHCARIRIEGDDYGPGQIVWTTMNFRGASWVDLLVDKAWGLNFWGCVAQNPDIAAFSLSNCDNINIYGGDFEGNGGVYIDAMGGNVSRVTSSGNRTSSLSTYILGSASSSRFLDRYPTDRSTTISTNPSEIYNFNGDPLISNICYTYALLTIFGDNGSFGFVDQVAVAFGGVVTVLSSVTAYGSPPARNYTFSGTSFRTQIASGSAQARVIPDTRPIQ from the coding sequence ATGTCCACAAACAACACCTACTTCACGCTTGCCGACCTCAAGGCGTCACCAGTGACGGAGGGCACGACCTTCCTCGTTCAGGATACGACAATCGCTGATGGTGTGTTCTTCTGGAGCCTGGGTGATTTCACGGGCCAGGCGGACGATGTGAATGTCGTAAAAGCAGACAGTGAACCGCTCTCGAACGGTGCTTGGGTGCGACAAGACGGCAAGTCCGTTAAGGCACAGCACGCGGGCCTGCCCGCCTCGATCATCCGATCCCTTGGCGACAAGGTCTGGGACGGGATTACCGTCAAAGACTTCGGCGCGATTGGCGACGGTTCGAATGATGACACGACTGCCTGCCAAAACGCGATCGAAACTGTCACCTTTGCCAGCGGCGCGCCGTCAGATTTGAATCAAACCGGGCTGGAACTGGTGTTTCCTCGCGGAATCTATAGCGTTGACAACCTCAAGGTCGTGAACGCCGCTTCAGCGAACAATGGCGGTATGAATGGCTTGCGGCTCAAAGGGCATTTTGCCGTCCTGAAGGGTCGCCCCGATGCTACGAGCATTCTATCAATCGAATCTGCTGTCGATGGACAGAATGTGTCCGGGGTTCGGGTGGACGGTTTTCAGTTCGACCTAACCGCGATGACGACACCCGGCTATGGCACTCGCGCACTCTATCTCAAGGACGCTTATCGGATCGTTTTGCGTGACATGCAGTTCTACGGGGGGCCTGCTGACAATACGCACATCCAGTTCAGTGGCAGTGGATCTCAAATTGTCGTTGAAGATGTGCATTGCGCGCGTATCCGCATCGAAGGCGATGACTATGGCCCCGGCCAGATCGTGTGGACCACGATGAATTTCCGCGGAGCGTCCTGGGTGGACCTGCTCGTTGATAAAGCTTGGGGGTTGAACTTCTGGGGATGTGTAGCGCAAAATCCTGATATCGCCGCCTTTAGTCTCAGTAACTGTGACAATATCAATATCTATGGTGGAGATTTTGAAGGTAATGGAGGTGTATATATCGATGCCATGGGAGGGAACGTAAGCCGAGTAACCTCTTCTGGCAACAGAACATCCTCCCTATCGACATATATTCTGGGGTCGGCAAGCAGCAGTCGCTTCCTTGATCGCTACCCGACTGACAGAAGTACGACCATCTCGACCAATCCATCGGAAATCTATAACTTTAACGGCGATCCCCTGATTTCCAATATCTGCTACACCTATGCCTTGCTGACGATTTTTGGCGACAACGGGAGTTTTGGATTTGTTGACCAAGTTGCAGTTGCATTTGGCGGGGTGGTAACGGTGCTAAGCAGTGTGACTGCGTATGGCTCTCCACCCGCTCGAAATTACACGTTCAGTGGAACATCTTTTCGAACCCAAATCGCTAGCGGCTCAGCTCAGGCCCGCGTAATTCCGGATACAAGGCCGATTCAGTAA
- a CDS encoding alpha/beta hydrolase, whose amino-acid sequence MRNEPDAQTRQLLQGIELIIAGWRDRLLTGGIAASRAYASVIFRAFAGPPPEAGLCEIADFMVPGGDGVRPGRLYRSRGVALQPVVLFLHGGGWSLGGIADYDVLVHALAAESGVAFLSLDYRLAPEHGFPAALEDVAAALAWLRGAASELGLRADRIGVMGDSAGGNLAAVASWLERGSDPAIAGQWLLYPMTDVSRPHEAFASRIDYGEGDLFLARGAVDAARAWYLDEREGLAADPCVSPLEAGDLTGLPPTGIVVAGCDPLQDEARAYYERLIAAGVDASWRCYDSAIHAFLSFGVLDVAKTARGALAQDVRDRLGDRS is encoded by the coding sequence ATGCGCAACGAACCGGACGCACAGACGCGACAGCTGCTGCAGGGCATCGAGCTCATCATTGCGGGCTGGCGGGATCGCCTGCTCACCGGCGGGATCGCGGCATCGCGCGCCTATGCCTCGGTGATCTTCCGCGCCTTCGCCGGACCACCGCCCGAAGCGGGGTTGTGCGAGATCGCCGACTTCATGGTGCCGGGCGGCGACGGTGTCCGGCCGGGGCGGCTCTATCGGTCGCGAGGCGTGGCGCTGCAGCCGGTCGTGCTGTTCCTGCACGGCGGTGGCTGGTCGCTCGGCGGGATCGCGGATTATGACGTGCTGGTCCATGCGCTCGCCGCCGAGAGCGGCGTCGCCTTTCTCTCGCTCGACTATCGCCTTGCGCCGGAACATGGCTTCCCCGCCGCGCTGGAAGATGTTGCGGCCGCGCTGGCCTGGCTGCGCGGCGCGGCATCGGAGCTCGGCCTGCGGGCCGACCGGATCGGCGTGATGGGCGACAGCGCGGGCGGCAATCTCGCTGCCGTCGCCAGCTGGCTGGAGCGCGGCAGCGACCCGGCGATCGCCGGTCAATGGCTGCTCTATCCGATGACCGACGTCAGCCGTCCGCATGAGGCGTTCGCGTCGCGCATCGATTATGGCGAAGGCGACCTGTTCCTGGCGCGCGGCGCGGTCGACGCCGCCCGGGCTTGGTATCTCGACGAGCGGGAAGGCCTCGCCGCCGATCCCTGCGTATCGCCGCTCGAAGCGGGGGATCTGACCGGCCTGCCGCCGACCGGGATCGTCGTCGCCGGTTGCGATCCCCTTCAGGACGAGGCGCGTGCCTATTACGAACGGTTGATTGCGGCCGGGGTGGACGCGAGCTGGCGCTGCTACGACAGCGCGATCCACGCCTTCCTGTCGTTCGGCGTGCTCGACGTCGCGAAGACGGCACGCGGCGCGCTCGCGCAGGATGTGCGGGATCGCCTGGGCGATCGCTCTTGA
- a CDS encoding TonB-dependent receptor, with protein sequence MGNAARWKAGPGAGALLILGAVEPASGQDAAPQATEAAAEGEIVVTARRRAESLHDVPVAVSAFDANRISELQADDLSGLRYSVPNLYLDQGDGGNAVIYIRGVGQNDSLAFADPGVGVYVDDVFIARSQAAFLELFDVERVEVLRGPQGTLYGRNTIGGAVKFVSTRPAREPEGYLEAGAGNFDLLTLRGRISGPLAGDVLRGKIAFAVTRRDGYNDNLFTGEDDGDLETYAGRIALLFEPSSRFELLLSADGRIDRPDTSRSPHRETPITVAAPAVTTLPALGDPYHVEANANGLNDLDAYGVSLTARWRPSDRITLESITAYRTMDFDLILDTDASPYPVLDILLRQDQRQFSQELRLLYQDQSFTFTGGVYYFYDRDISFSGYDDGAATIFFPSCPANAPDPTPVFCSVTSLNFPNAALAETRQITNSYAVFGDGTYALTDRLSLSAGLRYTYERRSSGRTFENFFDPAVSVIGDTPPYLQGVGVPGQPIRGRASFEAFTPRVSISYDATDDVLIYASAARGFKSGGFDGRAARDFAFRPFRPEYVWSYEGGIKTRWLGGRLTANAAVFYNDYTDMQVTSFGADPATGVFQSLFTNAGRARAYGAELELSARPVRGLTVDASLGYLDARYREFEVLVGTAISDVSDRRMVNAPRWNGSIGATWRVPLSARLVGTIHADAAWRDTSAIEITDSPVLRQPAYGLLNGFVAIGSPDERWQLRAGVKNITDKAIRVQGFNLEGFPGVQAGFYAAPRTYDLRLMLRF encoded by the coding sequence ATGGGAAACGCGGCGCGATGGAAGGCCGGACCGGGGGCCGGCGCGCTTCTGATCCTGGGAGCGGTCGAGCCGGCATCCGGGCAAGATGCTGCGCCCCAGGCGACCGAAGCAGCCGCCGAGGGCGAGATCGTCGTGACGGCCAGGCGGCGCGCGGAATCACTGCACGACGTGCCGGTCGCGGTCAGCGCCTTCGATGCGAACCGCATCTCGGAGCTGCAGGCGGACGACCTGTCCGGCCTGCGCTATTCGGTGCCCAACCTCTATCTGGACCAGGGCGACGGCGGCAATGCGGTCATCTACATCCGCGGCGTCGGCCAGAATGATTCGCTCGCCTTCGCCGATCCGGGGGTCGGCGTCTATGTCGACGACGTCTTCATCGCACGCTCCCAGGCCGCCTTTCTCGAGCTGTTCGACGTCGAGCGGGTCGAGGTGCTGCGCGGACCGCAGGGCACGCTCTATGGCCGCAACACGATCGGCGGCGCGGTCAAGTTCGTCTCGACCCGCCCGGCACGCGAGCCGGAAGGCTATCTTGAGGCAGGCGCCGGCAATTTCGATCTCCTGACGCTGCGCGGCCGGATCAGCGGACCGCTTGCGGGGGATGTTCTGCGCGGCAAGATCGCCTTCGCGGTCACCCGGCGCGACGGCTATAACGACAATCTGTTCACCGGCGAGGACGACGGCGACCTCGAGACCTATGCCGGACGCATCGCGCTGCTGTTCGAGCCGAGCAGCCGGTTCGAGCTGCTGCTCAGTGCCGACGGCCGCATCGACCGGCCGGATACGTCGCGCAGCCCGCACCGGGAAACGCCGATCACCGTCGCCGCGCCCGCGGTCACGACGCTGCCGGCGCTCGGCGATCCCTATCACGTCGAGGCCAATGCGAACGGCCTCAACGATCTTGACGCCTATGGCGTGTCGCTGACCGCGCGCTGGCGGCCGAGCGACCGAATCACGCTGGAATCGATCACCGCCTATCGCACGATGGACTTCGACCTCATCCTCGACACGGACGCTTCCCCCTATCCCGTGCTCGACATCCTGCTGCGCCAGGACCAGCGGCAATTCAGCCAGGAGCTGCGGCTGCTCTACCAGGACCAGAGTTTCACCTTCACCGGCGGGGTCTATTATTTCTACGACCGGGACATCAGCTTTTCCGGCTATGACGACGGCGCGGCGACCATCTTCTTTCCGAGCTGCCCCGCCAACGCCCCGGACCCGACGCCGGTCTTCTGCTCCGTCACCAGCCTCAACTTCCCCAATGCGGCGCTCGCCGAAACGCGGCAGATCACCAATTCCTATGCCGTCTTCGGCGACGGCACCTATGCGTTGACCGACCGCCTCAGCCTCAGCGCGGGGCTGCGCTACACCTATGAGCGCCGCAGCTCGGGGCGGACGTTCGAGAATTTCTTCGATCCCGCCGTCTCGGTGATCGGCGACACGCCACCCTATCTCCAGGGCGTCGGCGTGCCCGGTCAGCCGATCCGCGGCCGCGCGAGCTTCGAAGCCTTCACGCCGCGCGTCTCGATCTCGTACGACGCCACCGACGACGTGCTGATCTACGCCTCGGCCGCGCGCGGCTTCAAGAGCGGGGGTTTCGATGGGCGCGCTGCCAGAGACTTCGCGTTCCGTCCCTTCCGGCCCGAGTATGTCTGGAGCTACGAAGGCGGCATCAAGACGCGCTGGCTGGGCGGGCGGCTGACCGCCAATGCGGCGGTCTTCTACAACGACTATACCGATATGCAGGTGACTTCGTTCGGCGCCGATCCGGCGACCGGCGTGTTCCAGAGCCTGTTCACCAATGCCGGTCGTGCCCGCGCCTATGGCGCCGAGCTCGAGCTGTCGGCGCGGCCGGTGCGCGGCCTGACCGTCGACGCCTCGCTCGGCTATCTCGATGCGCGCTACCGCGAGTTCGAGGTGCTGGTGGGGACGGCGATCTCCGACGTCAGCGACCGCCGCATGGTCAATGCGCCGCGCTGGAACGGGAGCATCGGCGCGACGTGGCGCGTGCCGTTGAGCGCCCGCCTTGTCGGCACGATCCATGCCGATGCCGCCTGGCGTGACACCTCGGCGATCGAGATCACCGATTCACCGGTGCTGCGCCAGCCGGCCTATGGCCTGCTCAACGGCTTCGTGGCGATCGGCAGTCCGGATGAGCGCTGGCAGCTGCGCGCCGGTGTCAAGAACATCACCGACAAGGCGATCCGGGTGCAGGGTTTCAACCTGGAAGGCTTTCCGGGCGTCCAGGCCGGCTTCTACGCCGCGCCGCGCACCTATGACCTGCGCCTGATGCTGCGCTTCTGA
- a CDS encoding AraC family transcriptional regulator → MRLQLPAAEVSALCDYAASLGEVLPAAGGRIALGDYFRLVQRLAVAGQDETCHLSRRILKPGTNDFVVETMRGARDLEDAMRRIARAYNLVHGGDYNRVERRRDTIAYIVDDVGFPYAVDRESAAIHGPMEGVLIFLNALFSCATGMDLEAELRSVRTRRAVRGAPDGFLAIWKAPVRRNSSVYMLDYDLAAARLPVVADVAKAGGAAHIYEVIAALIAERERATEPRDIPGRVRAALISGATGQAQVARLLGVSVATLRRRLAETSLTFRDLRAEVLNAQARALLAGRRHPGDVAEQLGFSDGRSFARAFKAWNGTTPARYAAGPDQRGLST, encoded by the coding sequence GTGCGGCTGCAACTGCCTGCCGCCGAGGTCTCCGCGCTCTGCGATTATGCCGCTTCGCTCGGTGAGGTATTGCCGGCCGCGGGCGGGCGGATCGCGTTGGGCGACTATTTCCGCCTGGTGCAACGCCTCGCGGTGGCCGGTCAGGACGAGACCTGTCATCTTTCTCGCCGTATCCTGAAACCTGGCACGAACGATTTCGTCGTCGAAACGATGCGTGGCGCCCGCGACCTCGAGGATGCGATGCGCCGCATCGCCCGCGCCTACAATCTCGTCCACGGCGGCGACTACAACCGGGTGGAGCGACGCCGCGACACCATCGCCTATATCGTCGACGATGTAGGCTTCCCTTATGCCGTCGACCGGGAAAGCGCCGCGATCCACGGACCGATGGAGGGCGTGCTCATTTTCCTCAACGCGCTGTTCTCATGTGCGACGGGAATGGACCTCGAGGCCGAACTGCGCTCGGTCCGGACGCGGCGCGCCGTGCGCGGTGCACCCGACGGCTTCCTCGCCATCTGGAAAGCGCCGGTCCGCCGCAACAGCTCGGTCTATATGCTCGACTATGATCTCGCCGCCGCGCGCCTGCCGGTGGTCGCGGACGTCGCAAAGGCAGGAGGCGCGGCGCACATCTATGAGGTAATCGCCGCGCTGATCGCGGAACGCGAGCGTGCCACCGAACCGCGCGATATTCCGGGCCGGGTAAGAGCGGCGCTGATCAGCGGTGCGACCGGACAGGCACAGGTTGCGCGGCTGCTCGGCGTCAGTGTCGCGACGCTGCGTCGCCGCCTCGCCGAAACCTCGCTGACCTTCCGGGACTTGCGTGCCGAGGTGCTCAACGCGCAGGCGCGGGCACTGCTTGCCGGCCGGCGGCATCCCGGCGATGTCGCCGAGCAGCTCGGTTTCTCCGACGGGCGCAGCTTCGCACGGGCGTTCAAGGCGTGGAACGGAACGACGCCGGCCCGCTACGCCGCCGGACCCGACCAGCGCGGGCTTTCGACATGA
- a CDS encoding TonB-dependent receptor domain-containing protein, giving the protein MSKKGALLVGAAMIAAYSTPVQAQTQAQTEPADTAATSEPGGEIVVTGSRIRRQDLAGVGPATVIGAEQIENTGIVNIETVLQRLPANAGFAGNQTSAYWTGNGYGTAQVNLRGLGIKRTLVLLNGRRLVAGGTGANSSPDLNMIPVVALARTDVLKDGASAIYGADAMAGVVNLITRTDYEGLGISVRQGITERGDGSDFTADLIWGIRNDRGGFMAAATYQKTEAVNMASRAPCSLAEVTPGSLSCVNSASTIGGRAVLPNGQQINFNQVPGGNGNFYEPYSAAKHNFNSAPFLNAVSPVERVSTAFFADYDLTDDIEAFGEFLYTYRKSNQIATPGTLRNLAISASNPTNPTGQNIVLIQRRLAEPGPRQFFQETDTWQGTFGLRGKLANNWAWEVAGSFGRNTAVDGSTNIANLERVANTLDTSKCSLAAGAAIPCADYLGFGDLTPAALDYILFTSRDRGGNELATVTADINGDLFRLPAGPVAFAAGAVYRKEKGWRDPDPLTVLGVANTNQQDPISGSSTAKEAYLELSVPVLANTPFFKALTLDGAVRYSNYDLFGSDWNYKLSADWMINDDIRLRGTYGTGFRIPNVPELFGGVSEGNLTTTDPCSRYSTSGNATLIANCQASGVPANYVQLGTTILTTVGGNENLKPESSKSWTIGTVIQPKGLVPGLSLTADWFDLDIKSAIRAIPGSTKLAVCYTSANLSHPFCGDFTRSPLTGEVTYLSAQPINTGREQMNGLDLGLVYDRKVGTVALSVDLNVTYLNKYVVLPFPGGDPIPFDGFIGGGNGGYAKWRGYGVVTARKDGFSATWSTQWIGKATDFNAAPGDIGYRTPNVFYHNAQLAYEINERTRFQIGVDNLFDRKAPYIQSFTDANTDTMTYDLLGRRFYVGFRTGF; this is encoded by the coding sequence ATGAGCAAGAAGGGAGCGCTGCTTGTCGGCGCCGCGATGATCGCGGCCTATTCCACGCCGGTGCAGGCACAGACGCAGGCGCAGACAGAGCCCGCCGACACGGCGGCGACCAGTGAACCGGGCGGCGAGATCGTCGTCACCGGATCGCGTATCCGCCGGCAGGACCTCGCCGGCGTCGGACCGGCCACCGTCATCGGCGCCGAGCAGATCGAGAACACCGGCATCGTCAACATCGAGACCGTGCTCCAGCGCCTCCCCGCCAATGCGGGCTTTGCCGGCAATCAGACCTCGGCTTATTGGACGGGCAACGGCTACGGCACCGCGCAAGTCAATTTGCGTGGCCTCGGCATCAAGCGCACCCTCGTGCTGCTCAACGGCCGGCGGCTCGTCGCGGGCGGCACCGGCGCCAACTCGTCGCCCGACCTCAACATGATCCCGGTGGTCGCGCTCGCGCGCACCGACGTGCTCAAGGACGGCGCCTCGGCGATCTACGGCGCCGACGCGATGGCGGGTGTGGTCAACCTGATCACCCGCACCGACTATGAGGGGCTCGGCATCAGCGTCCGCCAGGGCATCACCGAACGCGGCGACGGCTCTGATTTCACCGCCGATCTGATCTGGGGCATCCGCAACGACCGTGGCGGCTTCATGGCCGCGGCGACCTATCAAAAGACGGAAGCGGTCAACATGGCGAGCCGGGCGCCGTGCTCGCTCGCCGAAGTGACCCCGGGCTCGCTGTCCTGCGTCAACAGCGCCTCGACCATCGGCGGGCGCGCGGTGCTGCCCAATGGCCAGCAGATCAACTTCAACCAGGTGCCCGGCGGCAACGGCAATTTCTATGAGCCGTACAGCGCGGCCAAGCACAACTTCAATTCGGCGCCGTTCCTCAATGCGGTGAGCCCGGTCGAGCGCGTGAGCACCGCCTTCTTCGCCGACTATGACCTGACCGACGACATCGAGGCATTCGGCGAGTTCCTCTACACTTATCGCAAGTCCAACCAGATCGCGACGCCGGGCACCTTGCGGAACCTCGCCATCTCGGCGAGCAATCCCACCAATCCGACGGGCCAGAACATCGTCCTCATCCAGCGCCGTCTCGCCGAGCCCGGCCCCCGGCAGTTCTTCCAGGAGACCGATACCTGGCAGGGCACGTTCGGGCTGCGCGGCAAGCTCGCCAACAACTGGGCCTGGGAAGTGGCCGGCAGCTTCGGCCGCAACACCGCAGTCGACGGCTCGACCAACATCGCCAACCTCGAGCGCGTCGCGAACACGCTCGACACCAGCAAGTGCAGCCTGGCGGCGGGCGCCGCCATCCCCTGCGCCGACTATCTCGGCTTCGGCGACCTGACGCCGGCGGCGCTCGACTATATCCTGTTCACTTCGCGCGACCGCGGCGGCAACGAGCTCGCCACCGTCACCGCCGACATCAACGGCGATCTCTTCCGGCTGCCGGCCGGCCCGGTCGCGTTTGCGGCGGGCGCGGTCTACCGCAAGGAAAAGGGCTGGCGCGACCCCGATCCGCTGACGGTGCTCGGCGTCGCCAACACCAACCAGCAGGATCCGATCTCGGGCTCGAGCACTGCCAAGGAAGCCTATCTCGAGCTCTCGGTCCCGGTGCTCGCCAACACGCCCTTCTTCAAGGCGCTGACGCTCGACGGCGCGGTCCGCTATTCGAACTACGACCTGTTCGGCAGCGACTGGAACTACAAGCTGAGCGCCGACTGGATGATCAACGACGATATCCGCCTGCGCGGCACCTATGGCACGGGCTTTCGTATCCCCAACGTGCCCGAGCTGTTCGGCGGCGTGTCCGAAGGCAATCTCACCACGACCGATCCGTGCAGCCGCTATTCGACCAGCGGCAACGCGACGCTGATCGCCAACTGCCAGGCCTCGGGCGTCCCCGCCAATTACGTCCAGCTCGGCACCACCATCCTCACCACCGTCGGCGGCAACGAAAACCTCAAGCCCGAGAGCTCGAAAAGCTGGACGATCGGAACCGTGATCCAGCCCAAGGGCCTCGTGCCCGGCCTGTCGCTCACCGCCGACTGGTTCGACCTCGACATCAAGAGCGCGATCCGCGCGATTCCGGGGTCAACCAAGCTCGCGGTCTGCTACACCAGCGCCAACCTGTCGCACCCGTTCTGCGGCGACTTCACACGCAGCCCGCTCACCGGCGAGGTCACCTATCTGTCGGCGCAGCCGATCAACACCGGGCGTGAGCAGATGAACGGGCTCGACCTCGGCCTCGTCTACGACCGCAAGGTCGGCACGGTCGCGCTGTCGGTGGACCTCAACGTCACCTATCTCAACAAATATGTCGTGCTGCCCTTCCCCGGCGGCGATCCGATCCCGTTTGACGGCTTTATCGGCGGCGGCAACGGCGGCTATGCCAAGTGGCGCGGCTATGGCGTGGTGACCGCGCGCAAGGACGGCTTCAGCGCAACCTGGTCGACGCAATGGATCGGCAAGGCAACCGATTTCAACGCCGCGCCGGGCGATATCGGCTACCGCACGCCGAACGTGTTCTACCACAATGCGCAGCTCGCCTACGAGATCAACGAGCGCACGCGCTTCCAGATCGGCGTCGACAACCTCTTCGATCGCAAGGCACCCTATATCCAGAGCTTCACCGATGCGAACACGGACACCATGACCTACGACCTCCTCGGACGGCGCTTCTATGTCGGTTTCCGCACAGGCTTCTGA
- a CDS encoding PepSY domain-containing protein: MRSKVRWPLVARRTHKWLALLVGVQVVLWTLTGFYMVVVHIDTIHGDHLVRAPAVQPFDLSGIVPPARIVAAEPESSELRLQRYFDRPVWRAETPAGLALFDAHTGVRLPPPTERDIRLLARRIYAGAGDIVSVRLLTTAPQEMQSRKPPYWQVEFQGWNRPTLYLSPATGELISRRHNLWRIFDFAWMLHIMDYDARTDVNNSLLRVATWSAFAMALSGAWLLVWAFPRRKKKKKAAA; this comes from the coding sequence GTGCGCAGCAAGGTCCGCTGGCCGCTCGTCGCGCGGCGCACGCACAAGTGGCTCGCGCTGCTGGTCGGGGTCCAGGTCGTGCTGTGGACGCTCACCGGCTTCTACATGGTCGTCGTCCATATCGACACGATCCATGGCGACCACCTCGTCCGCGCGCCCGCCGTGCAGCCGTTCGACTTGTCCGGAATCGTCCCGCCGGCGCGCATCGTGGCGGCGGAACCGGAAAGCTCGGAGCTGCGGCTCCAGCGCTATTTCGACCGGCCGGTCTGGCGTGCCGAGACGCCCGCGGGCCTCGCCCTGTTCGACGCGCACACGGGCGTGCGCCTCCCGCCGCCGACCGAACGCGACATCCGCCTGCTGGCACGGCGGATCTATGCGGGAGCCGGAGACATCGTGTCGGTGCGCCTGCTGACCACGGCGCCGCAGGAGATGCAGTCGCGCAAGCCGCCCTATTGGCAGGTCGAGTTCCAAGGCTGGAACCGCCCGACGCTCTATCTGTCGCCGGCCACCGGGGAACTGATCTCGCGGCGCCACAATCTCTGGCGCATCTTCGACTTCGCCTGGATGCTCCACATCATGGACTATGACGCGCGCACCGACGTCAACAATTCGCTCCTTCGGGTCGCGACCTGGAGCGCATTCGCGATGGCGCTGAGCGGTGCCTGGCTGCTCGTCTGGGCCTTCCCGCGGCGCAAGAAGAAAAAGAAGGCAGCGGCATGA